The proteins below come from a single Dermacentor albipictus isolate Rhodes 1998 colony chromosome 7, USDA_Dalb.pri_finalv2, whole genome shotgun sequence genomic window:
- the LOC139047610 gene encoding uncharacterized protein, whose amino-acid sequence MASASSRAPKCGNVPVHTDPKYKKSSGHHCVVFGCQNNQRKRSRLLSAVCEEHNTRRESCRFSVFSLHRFPSATKNAKLRHQWIAAVNRKNYQPSENARVSSEHFLGNKPTEQNPAPVLRLGYNKQVVKGRRLQTRQSNDLASWLPNAANPVETMTNKTKLKVQMTVFCVL is encoded by the exons atggcaagcgccagctctagggctccaaagtgcggaaatgtgcccgttcacacggatccaaagtacaagaagtcatctgggcatcattgcgtcgtgtttggatgccaaaacaaccagcggaaaaggagcaggttgcttagcgctgtttgcgaagagcacaacacacgtagggaatcgtgccggttcagtgttttcagcctgcaccgatttccatccgcaacgaagaatgccaagctgcgccaccagtggatagctgcagtgaataggaagaactaccaacccagtgaaaatgcacga gtttcctccgagcactttctgggcaacaagcctacagagcagaatcccgcgccggtgcttcgccttggctataacaaacaG gtggtgaagggcaggcgtctgcaaaccaggcagtcaaacgacctcgccagttggttgccaaacgcggccaacccagtagagaccatgacaaacaagaccaaactgaaagtgcagatgacagtgttctgcgtgctttaa